The Pirellulimonas nuda genome includes a region encoding these proteins:
- a CDS encoding PhoH family protein: MIEASIPVGDPDHIIQLFGTADQHLKRIREAIPAKISARGGRIHLSGDDAAVRQATGVFETLKNELAHAGQVGADAVRAAIDSAVGGESARPPQPIGVQKPGVTIRPRTPGQAKYVDAIRAHDMVFCVGPAGCGKTYLAVAAAIEALREQRVRKIVLVRPAVEAGENLGFLPGDLQAKINPYLRPLLDALGEMLDADQLKRYMAEDVIEVAPLAYMRGRTLNGAFIIMDEGQNTTVSQMKMFLTRMGADSKVVISGDTSQIDLPPHTRSGLIDALVRLSDIPGIASTQLTTADIVRHPLVQAIVDAYEEPMEHR; this comes from the coding sequence ATGATTGAAGCTTCGATCCCTGTCGGCGATCCGGATCATATCATCCAACTGTTCGGCACCGCGGACCAACACCTCAAGCGGATCCGCGAAGCGATCCCCGCCAAGATCTCTGCGCGCGGAGGCCGGATCCACCTCAGCGGCGACGACGCGGCGGTCCGCCAGGCGACCGGCGTCTTCGAGACGCTCAAGAACGAACTGGCGCACGCCGGCCAGGTAGGGGCCGACGCGGTGCGGGCCGCGATCGACTCGGCGGTCGGGGGCGAGAGCGCCCGCCCGCCCCAGCCGATCGGCGTCCAGAAGCCGGGCGTGACCATCCGCCCCCGCACGCCGGGCCAAGCCAAGTACGTCGACGCGATCCGCGCCCACGACATGGTTTTCTGCGTCGGCCCGGCCGGCTGCGGCAAGACCTACCTGGCCGTGGCCGCCGCGATCGAGGCGCTCCGCGAGCAACGCGTGCGTAAGATTGTGCTGGTGAGGCCGGCAGTGGAAGCGGGCGAGAACCTCGGGTTCCTCCCCGGCGACCTGCAGGCCAAGATCAACCCGTACCTGCGGCCGCTGCTGGACGCGTTGGGCGAGATGCTCGACGCCGATCAGCTCAAGCGTTACATGGCCGAGGACGTGATCGAGGTGGCGCCGCTGGCGTACATGCGTGGGCGGACGCTCAACGGCGCGTTCATCATCATGGACGAAGGGCAGAACACCACGGTCAGCCAGATGAAGATGTTCCTCACCCGCATGGGCGCCGACTCGAAGGTAGTGATCTCGGGCGACACGTCGCAGATCGACCTCCCGCCGCACACCCGCAGCGGTCTGATCGACGCGCTGGTGCGGCTCTCCGACATCCCCGGGATCGCCAGCACCCAGCTCACCACGGCCGACATCGTCCGCCACCCGCTGGTGCAAGCGATCGTAGACGCGTACGAAGAACCCATGGAGCACCGGTAG
- a CDS encoding phosphatidate cytidylyltransferase, whose protein sequence is MLQSRVILSVVLITLVAGLAWLDFHYARPGLILAPLAFLGAVLGGNELVRLLEHSGKIDPLTGRALDSPSRYVVSTTASMLVLTSLMPTLIGMKYTAPLTRAGLIGLGMLMLILVLFVVEMIRFKGAGSATNRLARGLLAAGYAGGMISCLVLLRTLAGPSWGGASWGDDGRWGMLALLSMIAVVKACDTGAYVFGHMLGRHKMTPSLSPGKTWEGAIGGVASAVAMAFVFLGPLARSWGLQTDQPQLTWATGVVLYGLLVALAGILGDLAVSMMKRDAALKNSSTWMPGFGGVLDTLDSILLAAPVAYILWLARVVGP, encoded by the coding sequence GTGCTGCAATCGCGTGTCATCCTCTCGGTCGTGCTGATCACGCTGGTGGCGGGGCTCGCTTGGCTTGATTTCCACTACGCCCGGCCCGGGCTGATCCTGGCGCCGCTGGCGTTCCTGGGCGCCGTGCTGGGGGGCAATGAGCTGGTGCGGCTGCTAGAGCACTCCGGCAAGATCGACCCGCTGACGGGCCGCGCGCTCGATTCGCCGTCGCGGTACGTGGTCTCCACAACCGCGTCGATGCTGGTGCTCACGTCGCTTATGCCGACGCTCATCGGCATGAAGTACACCGCTCCGCTCACCCGTGCCGGGCTGATCGGGCTGGGGATGCTGATGCTGATCTTGGTGCTGTTTGTGGTGGAGATGATCCGATTCAAGGGCGCCGGCTCCGCCACCAACCGGCTGGCGCGCGGGCTGCTCGCGGCCGGCTACGCCGGCGGGATGATCAGCTGCCTAGTGCTGCTGCGGACGCTGGCCGGCCCCTCGTGGGGGGGCGCAAGCTGGGGAGACGACGGCCGCTGGGGGATGCTGGCGCTGCTGTCGATGATCGCCGTGGTCAAGGCGTGCGACACCGGCGCCTACGTGTTCGGCCACATGCTGGGTCGCCACAAAATGACCCCCTCGCTCAGCCCCGGCAAGACCTGGGAGGGGGCCATCGGCGGGGTCGCCTCGGCGGTCGCTATGGCGTTTGTGTTCCTCGGCCCGCTCGCACGGTCCTGGGGACTGCAAACCGACCAGCCCCAGCTCACCTGGGCGACCGGCGTGGTGCTGTACGGCTTGTTGGTGGCGCTGGCGGGGATCCTGGGGGACCTAGCGGTGTCGATGATGAAACGCGACGCGGCGCTCAAGAACAGCAGCACCTGGATGCCCGGCTTCGGCGGGGTGCTCGACACGCTCGACTCGATCCTGCTGGCTGCGCCGGTCGCGTATATCCTGTGGCTAGCACGTGTCGTGGGGCCATGA